A single window of Ferrimonas balearica DSM 9799 DNA harbors:
- a CDS encoding metal-dependent hydrolase family protein, whose translation MKPIGSMALAVGLAIGLASDGAAQAETTAPQQVLFTNVNVFDGVNDKLVRNAQVLVEGNLIKTVSTGSLSAAGATVIDGGGGTLLPGFIENHAHLMLPGPTLPSMEANSTWEDLAIHGTQMAQMYLMQGFTTVRDAGGANAGLRRAIDSGQINGPRFYPSAAFLSTRGGHADFANYTSPPGEDSNFSRLNMAQEVDSVAAMHKFARNNFRMGATQLKYMQSGGVVSAFDPWQLLAGSPEEIKAAVQVANEYGSYVMAHSYRKEAIMSALEAGVKSIEHGFMFDCEISELMEEKGAYITTNLTAFDPGLLDIPAVRDVPASLAKAKSASAAFADYIDNMKRCPAKRGFHTDCVGTVAACNIQIAYEKHLNNHFFGPHASLVAMTSVGGEIAALSGDFMNPYTEGKLGVIEEGAYADILILDGNPLEDFSVVGTGDQWFGAEPRPDSPETIRLIMKDGVIYKNTLGQ comes from the coding sequence ATGAAACCAATTGGGTCAATGGCGCTGGCCGTCGGGCTGGCCATCGGGTTGGCATCAGACGGCGCAGCGCAGGCGGAAACCACTGCACCTCAACAGGTGCTGTTTACCAACGTCAACGTGTTTGACGGCGTCAATGACAAGCTGGTGCGCAACGCCCAGGTTCTGGTTGAAGGCAACCTGATCAAAACCGTTTCCACCGGTTCGCTGTCCGCGGCCGGTGCCACCGTCATTGATGGCGGTGGCGGCACTCTGCTGCCCGGCTTTATCGAAAATCATGCCCACCTGATGTTGCCGGGCCCGACGCTGCCGTCGATGGAGGCGAACAGTACCTGGGAAGACCTCGCCATTCACGGTACCCAGATGGCCCAAATGTACCTGATGCAGGGCTTTACCACGGTGCGTGACGCCGGTGGGGCCAACGCCGGGTTGCGCCGCGCCATCGATTCGGGCCAGATCAACGGCCCCCGTTTCTATCCCTCGGCCGCGTTTCTCTCCACCCGGGGCGGCCACGCGGATTTCGCCAATTACACCTCGCCCCCCGGTGAAGATTCCAACTTCAGTCGCCTCAATATGGCCCAGGAAGTGGACAGTGTGGCGGCGATGCACAAGTTTGCCCGCAACAACTTCCGGATGGGGGCCACCCAACTGAAGTACATGCAGTCCGGTGGTGTGGTCTCCGCGTTTGACCCCTGGCAACTGCTGGCCGGTTCGCCAGAGGAGATCAAAGCCGCGGTGCAGGTGGCCAACGAGTACGGCAGCTACGTGATGGCGCACTCCTATCGTAAGGAGGCGATCATGAGTGCGCTGGAAGCGGGGGTAAAAAGCATTGAGCATGGCTTTATGTTCGACTGCGAAATCTCCGAGCTGATGGAGGAGAAGGGGGCCTACATCACCACCAACCTGACCGCCTTTGATCCGGGCCTGCTGGACATTCCGGCGGTACGCGATGTGCCAGCCAGCCTGGCCAAGGCCAAATCCGCCAGTGCCGCGTTTGCGGACTACATCGACAACATGAAGCGCTGTCCCGCCAAGCGCGGTTTTCATACCGACTGCGTTGGCACGGTGGCCGCCTGCAATATCCAGATCGCGTACGAGAAACACCTGAATAACCACTTCTTCGGGCCCCATGCGTCACTGGTGGCCATGACCTCGGTGGGCGGTGAGATCGCCGCGCTGTCCGGCGACTTTATGAACCCCTACACCGAAGGCAAGCTGGGAGTGATTGAGGAGGGCGCTTACGCGGACATTCTGATTCTGGATGGCAATCCGCTGGAAGATTTTTCCGTGGTGGGCACCGGCGACCAGTGGTTTGGGGCGGAGCCCCGGCCGGACAGCCCGGAAACCATCCGATTGATCATGAAAGATGGGGTGATCTACAAAAACACTCTGGGCCAGTAA